Proteins from a genomic interval of Lolium perenne isolate Kyuss_39 chromosome 1, Kyuss_2.0, whole genome shotgun sequence:
- the LOC127326750 gene encoding uncharacterized protein isoform X2, giving the protein MVKWDPYTAHDVYIVWGLVKPPPDMLRDLRLWFTRCNLLFIWMVEPYNPERVMRQFGLHQDIPPPSPRRLVADVHTQDNKGMSCFDRSHRNQTWITKWIDEAESDGVRKNRRYNGEILPTYNEWYRASTWTLLTGPPPSSPTHLTWASAYHRDTSIDEFRKIAQDAQNTLNLRNMDSTEEKSMVKRIFNTAIKGLRRLGCSSHDDVVSRAFDMPEAPSNRPSMVRVSQPFATPTVPVPSTSHTSNPRRDSSLLDRSKSAHISQRHGATQEDDHFPSYPSGQRFSYTEGEYSQRFNTQESVDPTWSNMGAGLGHNMPPLRGRDHMQSQYPTQESLVPTWPDMTQQPQYYGSTSQQPRDDVTGIVEEFFGDETRTEDEENQYGRGLRPPHPPRPRLSPSGPRPRQHHRHRREE; this is encoded by the exons ATGGTCAAATGGGACCCATATACGGCACATGATGTGTACATTGTCTGGGGTCTTGTTAAACCACCACCAGATATGCTGCGAGACCTACGGTTGTGGTTCACACGATGCAACCTACTCTTTATTTGGATGGTTGAGCCATACAACCCAGAGCGTGTCATGCGGCAGTTTGGTCTGCATCAGGATATTCCCCCACCATCACCAAGACGCCTTGTTGCTGATGTTCATAC ACAAGACAATAAAGGCATGAGTTGTTTCGACCGGAGTCACCGTAATCAAACATGGATTACGAAATGGATTGATGAAGCAGAGTCCGATGGAGTACGCAAAAATAG ACGGTACAACGGTGAGATACTGCCAACATATAATGAATGGTATCGCGCTAGCACATGGACTCTGCTCACCGGTCCCCCACCATCGAGTCCGACACACCTCACATGGGCCTCAGCTTACCACCGTGACACTTCG ATTGACGAGTTCAGGAAGATCGCACAGGACGCACAGAACACTTTGAACTTGCGCAACATGGATAGTACGGAGGAAAAATCCATGGTAAAACGTATTTTTAATACTGCCATTAAAGGGCTTAGGCGTCTTGGTTGCAGCAGCCATGATGATGTTGTCAGCCGAGCATTCGACATGCCAGAGGCACCGTCGAACAGACCGAGTATGGTACGTGTGAGCCAGCCATTCGCCACACCGACCGTACCAGTTCCCTCTACCTCGCATACATCTAATCCACGACGCGACTCATCTTTACTTGACCGATCTAAGTCCGCACACATATCTCAACGCCATGGCGCCACACAG GAGGACGATCATTTTCCGTCATATCCATCTGGACAACGATTCTCCTACACAGAAGGCGAATATTCGCAAAGATTCAACACTCAG GAATCTGTTGACCCTACGTGGTCCAACATGGGAGCTGGTTTAGGCCACAATATGCCCCCACTGCGGGGTCGTGATCACATGCAATCGCAATACCCAACTCAG GAATCTTTAGTCCCGACATGGCCTGATATGACGCAGCAACCACAATACTACGGCAGCACTTCCCAACAACCTCGCGATGATGTTACCGGGATAGTTGAAGAATTCTTCGGAG ATGAGACACGTACAGAGGATGAGGAAAATCAGTACGGCCGAGGTTTGCGTCCACCTCATCCCCCTCGTCCCCGGTTGTCGCCTTCCGGTCCAAGGCCACGGCAGCACCATCGTCATCGTCGAGAGGAATGA
- the LOC127326750 gene encoding uncharacterized protein isoform X1 has protein sequence MVKWDPYTAHDVYIVWGLVKPPPDMLRDLRLWFTRCNLLFIWMVEPYNPERVMRQFGLHQDIPPPSPRRLVADVHTQDNKGMSCFDRSHRNQTWITKWIDEAESDGVRKNRRYNGEILPTYNEWYRASTWTLLTGPPPSSPTHLTWASAYHRDTSIDEFRKIAQDAQNTLNLRNMDSTEEKSMVKRIFNTAIKGLRRLGCSSHDDVVSRAFDMPEAPSNRPSMVRVSQPFATPTVPVPSTSHTSNPRRDSSLLDRSKSAHISQRHGATQEDDHFPSYPSGQRFSYTEGEYSQRFNTQESVDPTWSNMGAGLGHNMPPLRGRDHMQSQYPTQESLVPTWPDMTQQPQYYGSTSQQPRDDVTGIVEEFFGGAIFSSDASLIHPNQESPYVFHIPSPADETRTEDEENQYGRGLRPPHPPRPRLSPSGPRPRQHHRHRREE, from the exons ATGGTCAAATGGGACCCATATACGGCACATGATGTGTACATTGTCTGGGGTCTTGTTAAACCACCACCAGATATGCTGCGAGACCTACGGTTGTGGTTCACACGATGCAACCTACTCTTTATTTGGATGGTTGAGCCATACAACCCAGAGCGTGTCATGCGGCAGTTTGGTCTGCATCAGGATATTCCCCCACCATCACCAAGACGCCTTGTTGCTGATGTTCATAC ACAAGACAATAAAGGCATGAGTTGTTTCGACCGGAGTCACCGTAATCAAACATGGATTACGAAATGGATTGATGAAGCAGAGTCCGATGGAGTACGCAAAAATAG ACGGTACAACGGTGAGATACTGCCAACATATAATGAATGGTATCGCGCTAGCACATGGACTCTGCTCACCGGTCCCCCACCATCGAGTCCGACACACCTCACATGGGCCTCAGCTTACCACCGTGACACTTCG ATTGACGAGTTCAGGAAGATCGCACAGGACGCACAGAACACTTTGAACTTGCGCAACATGGATAGTACGGAGGAAAAATCCATGGTAAAACGTATTTTTAATACTGCCATTAAAGGGCTTAGGCGTCTTGGTTGCAGCAGCCATGATGATGTTGTCAGCCGAGCATTCGACATGCCAGAGGCACCGTCGAACAGACCGAGTATGGTACGTGTGAGCCAGCCATTCGCCACACCGACCGTACCAGTTCCCTCTACCTCGCATACATCTAATCCACGACGCGACTCATCTTTACTTGACCGATCTAAGTCCGCACACATATCTCAACGCCATGGCGCCACACAG GAGGACGATCATTTTCCGTCATATCCATCTGGACAACGATTCTCCTACACAGAAGGCGAATATTCGCAAAGATTCAACACTCAG GAATCTGTTGACCCTACGTGGTCCAACATGGGAGCTGGTTTAGGCCACAATATGCCCCCACTGCGGGGTCGTGATCACATGCAATCGCAATACCCAACTCAG GAATCTTTAGTCCCGACATGGCCTGATATGACGCAGCAACCACAATACTACGGCAGCACTTCCCAACAACCTCGCGATGATGTTACCGGGATAGTTGAAGAATTCTTCGGAGGTGCTATTTTCAGCTCAGATGCCAGTTTGATTCACCCAAATCAGGAATCTCCATACGTATTTCATATTCCATCACCAGCAGATGAGACACGTACAGAGGATGAGGAAAATCAGTACGGCCGAGGTTTGCGTCCACCTCATCCCCCTCGTCCCCGGTTGTCGCCTTCCGGTCCAAGGCCACGGCAGCACCATCGTCATCGTCGAGAGGAATGA